A stretch of bacterium DNA encodes these proteins:
- the eno gene encoding phosphopyruvate hydratase: MSKIVKKVSKLAVESKAEKVVATLPAIIKIVGREILDSRGNPTVEVDMFLRDGAFGRAAVPSGASTGSYEAVELRDGDKKRYGGNGVLKAVSNVNIILKKALVGKSFTQETLDRTMIALDGTHNKANLGANAILGVSMAFSHAAANSLQKPLYKYFAGIAKTGKPMTLPTPMMNILNGGKHAEKSTDFQEFMIMPIGAKSWSEALRMGAEVFHSLKKILKTKGFGTTVGDEGGFAPSLGNNEGALSLIMEAIKAAGYKAGTDIKIAIDGAATELFIDGKYDLQSEGKKLTGDQMIELYGSWLKKYPIASIEDGFAEDDWDAYVSFTKKYGSKVQIVGDDLFVTNIDRLKTGIEKKAGNSILIKLNQIGTVTETIDAIKMAHKAGMTAVVSHRSGETEDVTIAHFVVGLGCGQIKTGSLCRTDRVAKYNELLRIEEDLGSKAVYAGKSALQ, translated from the coding sequence ATGTCAAAAATAGTTAAAAAAGTATCAAAGCTAGCAGTTGAATCAAAAGCAGAAAAAGTGGTAGCAACCCTTCCTGCAATCATTAAGATTGTTGGTAGAGAAATTCTGGATTCCAGAGGAAACCCAACTGTTGAAGTTGACATGTTTTTAAGAGACGGAGCATTCGGAAGAGCTGCTGTTCCATCAGGAGCTTCAACTGGATCATATGAAGCTGTAGAACTTCGTGATGGTGATAAAAAAAGATATGGAGGAAACGGAGTTCTTAAGGCGGTATCTAATGTGAATATAATTTTAAAGAAAGCTCTTGTTGGAAAGTCTTTTACTCAAGAAACTTTGGACAGGACAATGATTGCACTTGATGGAACTCATAATAAGGCAAATCTTGGGGCTAATGCAATTCTTGGAGTTTCAATGGCATTCTCACACGCAGCAGCAAACTCTCTACAAAAACCACTTTACAAATATTTTGCTGGCATCGCAAAAACTGGAAAGCCAATGACACTTCCAACTCCTATGATGAATATTTTAAATGGAGGAAAGCATGCAGAAAAATCAACAGACTTTCAAGAGTTTATGATTATGCCAATTGGTGCAAAAAGTTGGTCAGAGGCATTAAGAATGGGCGCAGAAGTTTTTCATTCTCTAAAAAAGATTCTAAAAACTAAGGGATTTGGTACAACAGTTGGCGATGAAGGAGGTTTTGCCCCATCACTTGGAAACAATGAAGGTGCACTTTCATTAATTATGGAAGCTATTAAGGCAGCCGGATATAAGGCTGGAACTGATATTAAAATCGCTATCGATGGCGCAGCAACTGAACTATTCATAGATGGTAAATACGATTTACAAAGTGAGGGAAAGAAATTAACTGGAGATCAAATGATTGAGCTTTATGGTTCATGGTTAAAGAAGTACCCTATTGCTTCAATTGAAGACGGTTTTGCAGAAGATGATTGGGATGCATACGTATCATTCACAAAGAAATATGGAAGCAAAGTACAAATTGTTGGAGATGACTTGTTTGTTACAAACATTGATCGTCTAAAAACTGGAATTGAAAAGAAAGCTGGAAACTCAATTCTAATTAAACTAAATCAAATTGGAACTGTTACAGAAACTATTGACGCAATTAAGATGGCACACAAAGCAGGGATGACAGCTGTTGTATCACACAGATCAGGAGAAACAGAAGATGTTACAATTGCACACTTCGTCGTTGGGCTTGGTTGTGGACAAATTAAAACTGGATCACTTTGTAGAACTGATCGCGTAGCAAAGTACAATGAACTTCTAAGAATTGAAGAAGACTTGGGATCAAAGGCAGTTTATGCAGGAAAGTCAGCTTTACAATAA